The DNA segment TCAATCCTGCGACGATTGATAATGCCAAGAAGTATGTAAGACAAAATGGTTTGACGCTTGCCTCTCGCGGAACCGTCACTCTGAACACAGAAATCCCATTTACTGGGGACTACGTCCTCACCATGTCAGCGTCCGGGGATCAAGGCGGCGACGATCCCGTCCGCGTCGAAATCAAAGCGGGCAAGTTTCAAACCATCGTCGATGTCCCCAGCGAAGCCCCCGAGAACTATCCGGTTTCACTATCGCTTAAAAAAGGCAAGGCATCGATCGATCTGACCTTTACAAATGATTTCTACGTCGAGGGCAAAGTGGATCGCAACTTCCACCTTCACCACCTGCACCTGGAAGGAACGGAACGACAACCCGCGAAGATGCCTCCACTAAAACTGACCGACAATCATCGTAAAATCATCTTCGCCGTCCCCAGCGAAAAACTTTCGGCCGAAGACGCAACCACCCAAGTCTTAAGCCGTTTTGGAAGTCGCTCTTTCAGACGCCCCATAACGAAGGGTGAACTCGACCGACTATCCAAACTTGCTGCTCAAGTTCGCAGCGAAGGTGGCAGCTACGAAGAATCAATCCAAGTTGCAATCCAAGCGATCCTGGTTTCACCACACTTTTTGTATCGCGTCGAACAACCTGGAAAAGGAGATCCAGAGGCCCCGATGCCCTTGGTGTCACAATTTGAACTCGCCTCACGGCTCTCCTACTTCCTTTGGAGCAGCATGCCCGACGACGAATTGCTGCGGCTAGCCTATCGCGGAGAATTGCGAGACCCTGAAAAGCTGAGGGACAAGATTCGTCGCATGATTGCAGACCCTCGCGCCGCCCACTTCATCGAGAATTTTGCCGGTCAATGGCTACAGCTGCGAAACCTGGATCGCGTCCAACCCGACACCGAACAGTTTCCTGAATTTAGTGACGCCACTCGCGAGCAAATGAAACGCGAGACCTTACTTCTATTTGCTGAAGTACTGCGTAAAAACCTGCCGGTCACCACGCTATTGGATGCGGACTATACATTTCTAAACCACGATTTAGCCAAGTTCTATGGCATCCAGGGAATTAGCGGAGACGAATTTCGCAAGGTCGCCCTGGCGGACACACCACGTCGTGGGCTGCTGACCCACGCCAGCGTGCTGACGATCACCAGCAACGCCGGTCGCACCAGCCCGGTGAAACGTGGCAAATGGATCATGGAAAATCTATTAAACACGCCGCCACCACCAGCACCTCCCAACGTTCCAGAACTGGACAAGAGCGAGCTTTCGGGCACGCTTCGCGAACGAATGGAACAGCATCGCGCGAATC comes from the Roseimaritima multifibrata genome and includes:
- a CDS encoding DUF1592 domain-containing protein; this translates as MPLPNQRSLSLLSSPPRFFAGIGAVILWTALAFCAPLSADQASNEPIYQEQLLPLLRTYCLDCHAVDGDSEVQLDKDQSALQVQQNRAFWNHVVTQVRSGSMPPADGEVMDAANREKMLETIEKLVNSVDCVQQANPGKVALRRLNRIEYRNTIHDLTGIDYQPSEGFPGDDVGYGFDNIGDVLSLPPLLMEKYLDAAETITGQAIITPLAPRLWEININPATIDNAKKYVRQNGLTLASRGTVTLNTEIPFTGDYVLTMSASGDQGGDDPVRVEIKAGKFQTIVDVPSEAPENYPVSLSLKKGKASIDLTFTNDFYVEGKVDRNFHLHHLHLEGTERQPAKMPPLKLTDNHRKIIFAVPSEKLSAEDATTQVLSRFGSRSFRRPITKGELDRLSKLAAQVRSEGGSYEESIQVAIQAILVSPHFLYRVEQPGKGDPEAPMPLVSQFELASRLSYFLWSSMPDDELLRLAYRGELRDPEKLRDKIRRMIADPRAAHFIENFAGQWLQLRNLDRVQPDTEQFPEFSDATREQMKRETLLLFAEVLRKNLPVTTLLDADYTFLNHDLAKFYGIQGISGDEFRKVALADTPRRGLLTHASVLTITSNAGRTSPVKRGKWIMENLLNTPPPPAPPNVPELDKSELSGTLRERMEQHRANPACAACHNVMDQLGFALENFGPVGHWRTHDGKEKIDSSGKLPDGTEFNGAADLTNLLTHARREQFVRCLAEKTLIYAVGRGTDYYDRCAIDEILAKIEDNDSRYGDMVFAIIASDPFQRVGSRSND